One stretch of Vicia villosa cultivar HV-30 ecotype Madison, WI unplaced genomic scaffold, Vvil1.0 ctg.001170F_1_1_3, whole genome shotgun sequence DNA includes these proteins:
- the LOC131633739 gene encoding ethylene-responsive transcription factor ERF017-like — MLIQINYTILQMDITTDHVKGKTPSSSTNSSGNNDDDNNKKMYRGVRKRKWGKWVCEIRLPNSRERIWLGSYDSPEKAARAFDAALYCLRGRHATFNFPDTPFLLDTTAVSNDPQQIREIAANFANKTPPIVIDGNNNSNTNNNNNTDQSKTVTEIIGSSSSTTTTMHDNGGNSIDWTFLDVLDGSSNDASFVGSENYGGFYSDLEKMNSGELFSLPQQLPLFEDNIQKELVKGEGDDDVYDDDPFSHQPFLWNWDF, encoded by the coding sequence ATGTTAATTCAAATTAACTATACTATACTACAAATGGATATCACTACTGATCATGTGAAAGGTAAGACACCATCGTCTTCAACCAATTCAAGTggtaataatgatgatgataacaACAAGAAGATGTACAGAGGTGTGAGAAAGAGAAAGTGGGGAAAATGGGTATGTGAAATAAGGCTACCGAATAGCCGTGAAAGAATCTGGTTAGGATCATATGATTCACCAGAGAAAGCAGCAAGAGCTTTTGACGCAGCACTTTACTGTCTTCGTGGTCGTCATGCAACTTTTAACTTCCCTGATACACCTTTCCTCTTGGATACTACTGCAGTTTCTAATGATCCACAACAGATTCGAGAGATTGCTGCTAACTTTGCCAACAAAACACCACCAATTGTTATTGAtggtaataataatagtaatactaataataataacaatactgATCAATCCAAAACTGTGACTGAAATTATTGGCTCTTCGTCTTCCACTACTACTACTATGCATGATAATGGTGGGAACTCCATTGATTGGACATTTTTGGATGTGTTGGATGGTTCAAGTAATGATGCTAGTTTTGTTGGGTCTGAAAATTATGGTGGTTTCTAttctgatcttgagaagatgAATTCGGGTGAGTTATTCAGTTTACCACAACAGCTACCACTATTTGAGGACAATATTCAGAAGGAACTAGTTAAaggtgaaggtgatgatgatgtttatgatgaTGACCCTTTTTCTCATCAACCATTCCTTTGGAACTGGGACTTTTGA
- the LOC131633750 gene encoding ethylene-responsive transcription factor ERF017-like, translating into MDHHITTVKGKTPSSSSDNDDSNKKMYRGVRKRKWGKWVCEIRLPNSRERIWLGSYDSPEKAARAFDAALYCLRGRHATFNFPDSPFHLENTAVSNDPQQIREIAANFANKTPPIVIDGNNNNINNNNNNTDESKTVTEIIGSSSSTTTTMHDNVRNSIDWTFLDVLDGSSNDGNFVGSENYGGFYSDLEKMNSGELFSLPQQLPLFEDNIQKELVKGEGDDDVYDDDPFSHQPFLWNWDF; encoded by the coding sequence ATGGATCATCATATCACCACTGTCAAAGGTAAGACCCCATCGTCTTCGAGTGATAATGATGATAGCAACAAGAAGATGTACAGAGGTGTGAGAAAGAGGAAGTGGGGAAAATGGGTATGTGAAATAAGGCTACCCAATAGCCGTGAAAGAATCTGGTTAGGATCATATGATTCACCAGAGAAAGCTGCAAGAGCATTCGACGCTGCACTTTACTGTCTTCGTGGTCGTCATGCAACTTTCAATTTCCCTGATTCACCTTTTCATTTGGAAAACACTGCAGTTTCTAACGATCCACAGCAGATTCGAGAGATTGCTGCTAACTTTGCCAACAAAACACCACCAATTGTTATTgatggtaataataataatattaataataataataataatactgatgAATCCAAAACTGTGACTGAAATTATTGGCTCTTCGTCTTCCACTACTACTACTATGCATGATAATGTTCGGAACTCCATTGATTGGACATTTTTGGATGTGTTGGACGGTTCAAGTAATGATGGTAACTTTGTTGGGTCTGAGAATTATGGTGGTTTCTAttctgatcttgagaagatgAATTCGGGTGAGTTATTCAGTTTACCACAACAGCTACCACTATTTGAGGACAATATTCAGAAGGAACTAGTTAAaggtgaaggtgatgatgatgtttatgatgaTGACCCTTTTTCTCATCAACCATTCCTTTGGAACTGGGACTTTTGA